The DNA window AAAGGATTGTATACTTTTATGTGGAGGACTTGGTGGTGTTATGGAAGCATCTGCTAAAGGTGCTAAAGAGAATGGTGGATTAACAATCGGGATTTTGCATGGAACAAATAAAGCAGATGCAAATCCTTACATTGATATTCCAATAGTTACAGCAATGTCTAATGCACGAAATGCAATTATAGCACGCACCTGCGACCTTGCAATTGCAATAAATGGAAAATATGGCACCCTCTCGGAGATTGCATATTGTCTGAATTTTGGAAAAACCGTATTAGGAATTGATACTTTTCAAATTGAAGGAATAACCAAAATTGAAAGTATAGATGAAATAGAAAAGTTTTTATGATTTAT is part of the Candidatus Cloacimonadota bacterium genome and encodes:
- a CDS encoding TIGR00725 family protein; its protein translation is MHKNIRNQKIIAVLGGNIATKKICKKAYQVGQIIAEKDCILLCGGLGGVMEASAKGAKENGGLTIGILHGTNKADANPYIDIPIVTAMSNARNAIIARTCDLAIAINGKYGTLSEIAYCLNFGKTVLGIDTFQIEGITKIESIDEIEKFL